The DNA region ACTATTGTCTAAGCCATCCAGGAGGTGCCGATATCCTAACTGATGGAGGATCATGAAAATGTGCAAGTTCATCCCGACTGACTATACAGAGTCACCTGATTAGCCGTCGATTTCCTTTTGGGGCTCAAATATGAACTAATTATGTGACTCTTTCCCAATCACGACATCTTTCCCTACACGTCGAAGGATGTTACATGTGTTTCCCCGACTGTGGTGGTTCATCGGCTGAACATGCTCCCAGATGTTCGGCCTGTATAATAGAAGAAGTGGAATTTCTCGTCAGAACAAAACCAAGTGATTTAGGTGAAAATTGACAAGTTACTGCAAGTCGAACATATATGAGAAATTTAATTCCCGAGTTGACTTATCAATGTTGTATCGGTATCTAAGTCAGGGGCACCTAGAGGGTCTGTATCAAATTGTATCAAATTTTACGACCTCAATAAAACTTATCTCAAGGATCACTATCCTCTCTTCCTTAATAAAACTGGTCTCAAGGATTACTAACCTCTCTTCCACAGTGATTAGTTGGTAAATTCAATTTTCTGATATGAGCTCATATGCATACGAGATACTTTTCAACTTTTTATCAAATCCTCCTGGCATataaagatcaagaaaaggtcacaGAAAAAGAAAAGTCAACTGATTTCTCTAAATTTTTTAGTTGACTAACTTTAAATAGAGCCATTCTATCTTTTTTTCTCATTCAATCGACTCAGCCAACTTGAGTGAACCAAACAAAAGCATTCGGTCAACCAAACTAACTTATTTAGTTGACCTACTTTGGATTTGACCAAGGTAAATGGTAAATTAAAATTTCAGTTTGATTTACAACTTCGCGAAATCCTTGGATGCAAACGCTTCAACACTACAAGCCGTAAAACTTGCGCAGTTGACAAACCATCAAGTCTTCCCTTGCTTTAATATCTTTGACATTTGTTACATAGCTttgacccgaccccgggccgcgCTCTGTGGCATAAATAATTAAACTTAGTGTTAAAATAAATGTATATTAGAGAAAAATCTTCCCATCACAATTTTAACTTTGTATGCCGCCCTCAATCATAAAAAAAACTTTGTTTTCACCTTCTGCATGTAAaatttatttgcttcaactccttCATGCAAATATTGTTACCTATTTACCTCTCAGattttttttaggtacaaaatgtttcaaaatgaatataatttctcttaaagtcAACACTTTACATTAGAattaagtatattttctattaaattgagtacgattttttcctacttaatataatttctcctaaattcagtatcatttaaagaaaatatagtatatttttcatccaattgagtatcatttaaagaaaatttagtatattttccatccaattgagatggattgctcaatttaatagaaaatatactaaaacgagtataattcttcATAAAGTCAGCACTTTATactagaatcaagtatattttctatcaaaatattgctcatattttttaagtacaaatagtctaaaaacgagtataattcctattaaatttaatagcactttaaactagaattgagtatattttttatatattttttattaaattgagcacgacttttttcctatttaatatcattcctcctaaattcaacatcatttaaagaaaatctaatatcatttaaaaaaaatctagtatatttttcatctaattaagatAGAAAATTATTTGTactaaatttgatagaaaatatattatattctaatttaatgtaatgaatttaagataaattatactattttttatataaaaatactaagaataattagataaatatatttaattatggTGAAATTTTACTTGTCAACTGTATACAAATTTTTCCTGAAAATAAATATGAGTACGGATTGTTAAGAAAATAGAAACGTTAGTACAATGAATACATGAATCCATGGTAAGCTATTTGAGATTGTGCGACACGCTCAGGCATGCTTCACGCTCGCATCCCATCCCATCCCATCCGTTCTGCTATACGTCGCATTCTGTTGTTTACCTACTGGCTTGTTGATCTCTCAATCACCACGTTCCCGTCAAATTCTCCATCCCTGAATCATTCGTTAATGGTGTTCATGGTTAAAATACGACACATCTTAAGCCAATTAAGCGTAGGAGATTTCGGTTGAAAGTAAGAAAGCAAGATGTTTCAGGCGGTGTTGTGGGGTTTGCTCATCTTCTCTGTTAGCCTGCTCATCTTCTCCGTTCACCACTACCCCGTCCGCCTCCCGGTCGTCGGCCACCTCTATCTGCTTATCCGTCACCGGTACCTGCACCATGCTCTGGCCTGCCTCAGCGACCGCTATGGCCCCTCCCCGCTCCTCCTCTACTTCGGCTCGCGCTGCACCCTCGTTGTCTCCTCATCCGCCGCCGTCCGACAGTGTTTCACCTACCTCGACCTCAATTTCGCCAACCGCCCCATGCTTCTTCCCGGCATCCACTTAAATTACAACTGCACAACCATGATCACCCTCCCCTACGGCCCCGAGTGGATCAACCTCCGCCGTTTCGCCGCACTCCACATCTTCTCCCCCGCCCACCTACAGGCCTTCAGCCAGCTCCTCTCCAACAGACTCTGCGTCCTCCTCCGGAGCCTCTTTCGCGGCGGCGGCGAAGGCGAAGGGTTCCAGCAGGTGGATTGGAGGTGGAGGATGAAGGAGGTGGTATTGGACTCTTTGATGGAAATGATAATTGGGAGGAGGCAGAAGGGCGAGGGGAATGAGTTAGTGAGGATGATAGACGAAGCGTTCCAAATGAGCGCGGTGGTGAGGCCGGAGGACTTACTGCCGTGGCTGAGTTGGATGGGGACGAGGCGGCAGATGCTGAGGTTGGAGAAGGAGTTGGACGCCCAGCTGCAGGGGATGGTGGATGAGAAGCGCGGAGAGCGAGCGGCGGAAGGGGATCGAAAGCAGAGCATGATGGACATGATGCTTGACGATCCACACTATACTGACACAACCATCAAAGGAATGGTGCAGAACATGATTTTAGCCGGAACTGACACGACCACCACGACCTTGGAATGGGCAATGGCGCTGCTCCTCAACCACCCCCACCTCCTCCAGAAGCTCCACCGCGAAATCGAAGCCCACGTCGGCCACGGCCGTCTCGTGGACCCCTCCGACCTCCCGAGCCTCCGCTGCGTCACCAACGTCATCAAGGAGACCCTGCGGCTGTACCCTCCGGGGCCGCTGCTGGTGCCAAGGGAGTCCGTGGCGGACTGCGAGGTGGGCGGCGTCGCCGTGCCGCGTGGCACGATGCTGATCGTGAACGCGCACAAGCTGCACCGGGACCCGGAACTGTGGGAGGAGCCGATGCAGTTCAAGCCGGAGCGGTTCGAGAGGGAGGGGGAAGGGAAGGGGCACAAGTACGTGCCGTTCGGATGCGGGAGGCGGCGCTGCCCGGGGGAAGCCATGGCGTTGAGTTCCATCGGGCTGGTGCTGGCGTCGCTGGTGCAGGGCTTCGAGTGGAAGAGGGTcggggaggaagaggtggatcTGACAGAAGCGCCGGGTTTTACCGTACCATTGGCCACTCCGTTGCTGGCCCTGTGCAAGCCACGCGACGCCATGGTCGATCTCTTGGCACAATTATAATCTCTCTAGGACAGTCCGGTCCATGAAATTTCTACTATACAGAGTCTTGAGAAGGATTTGAGGCAAGCTCTCTCGTACTACTTGATATAGTTTAATAAATCA from Zingiber officinale cultivar Zhangliang chromosome 4B, Zo_v1.1, whole genome shotgun sequence includes:
- the LOC121978068 gene encoding cytochrome P450 81Q32-like; translated protein: MFQAVLWGLLIFSVSLLIFSVHHYPVRLPVVGHLYLLIRHRYLHHALACLSDRYGPSPLLLYFGSRCTLVVSSSAAVRQCFTYLDLNFANRPMLLPGIHLNYNCTTMITLPYGPEWINLRRFAALHIFSPAHLQAFSQLLSNRLCVLLRSLFRGGGEGEGFQQVDWRWRMKEVVLDSLMEMIIGRRQKGEGNELVRMIDEAFQMSAVVRPEDLLPWLSWMGTRRQMLRLEKELDAQLQGMVDEKRGERAAEGDRKQSMMDMMLDDPHYTDTTIKGMVQNMILAGTDTTTTTLEWAMALLLNHPHLLQKLHREIEAHVGHGRLVDPSDLPSLRCVTNVIKETLRLYPPGPLLVPRESVADCEVGGVAVPRGTMLIVNAHKLHRDPELWEEPMQFKPERFEREGEGKGHKYVPFGCGRRRCPGEAMALSSIGLVLASLVQGFEWKRVGEEEVDLTEAPGFTVPLATPLLALCKPRDAMVDLLAQL